Sequence from the Pseudomonadota bacterium genome:
ATGGCGTAACGGAGGGGCAGTTCTGGCAGTTGCGTGACGCCGCACAGCTCCCCCCGAAAGATGACGATTGGTCGCTGCGCGTTGCCCTACGCGCGGCAAAGACGGTGAAAGACGATCCCCGCAGCCTGCTGGCACTCTCCCGCAACCCCTTCCTGCTGAAGATGCTCATCGAGGTGTATCTGCAGCCCGGCGCGGGCGGCGCACTGCCGAAGAATCGTGCTCAGCTATTTGAACTCTTCGTCACTATCCTGATCGATCGCGAGAACGCGCGTCACCGACACCTGTCCGGCGGGTCTGACGCCTCGAAGGGCATCGACGCGCCTGGTCGCGCCGGTCTTGAGGATGCTCTGGGACAGTTTGCTTGGGCCTTGCAGCACGAGGCTGGGAGCGCGGAGAAGGTGCAGCTCGCCATGCCTGCGGCGCAGGCCAGGAGGCACGTCACCTCGGCGCAGCTGGGCCTGGCCGTGGCGGCTAACCTTCTCGAAGAAGGCGAGACCGTACGCTTCACCCACCAGCTATTGCAAGAGTACTTCGTAGCCCGCGGCATGCAGGCTCGGGTGGCCGCGGGAACCTTGCCAGCCGAGACCTTATGGCCTTCGGCACGCTGGTGGGCGCGCAGCGGTTGGGAGGAGGCGGCGGTGTTTCTCGCAGGGCTGCACGAGCACGATCCTACGCCGGTGATCGATTGGCTGAAGCACGCACAACCTGCGGTGCTGCGCCAGTGCTTGGAGCAGAGCGGCTGTGCGGCACCTAGCGACGCCCAGTGTGAGGAACTCAAGGATCTATGGATGCCGCGCCTGGACCCACGCCATGAAGCACATCCAGCCGCCCGCAATGCGGTGGCGACATCGCTGGGGTACCTCCAGCTGGATGACCGCGCAGGGGTTGGCCTAACGGCCAAGGGTATTCCGGCGATCGACTGGGTGAAGGTGCCAGGTGGGCCGTATCTTTACGGCGAGGATCTGGAGCCTCGAGAGCTGAAGACGTTTTGGCTGTCTCGCTACCCGGTAACGAATACGCAGTTCCAGGCGTTCATCGATGCGCGGGGCTACGGTGACGATGAGTGGTGGGACGGGCGGGCCAAGCGAGAGTCGGCACCGGCTGTTGGCTACTGGAGTGAAGGGAACCGTCCACGGGAGACGGTGTCGTGGTACGAGGCGGTCGCTTTTTGTCGTTGGTTGAGCGAGCAGGTTGGATACGAAGTACGCCTGCCGACGGAGTGGGAGTGGGAGAAGGCCGCACGGGGCACTGAGGGGCTGAAGTACCCATGGGGAGCTGAGTATGAGAGCGGTCGAGCCAACGTGGACGAGGGAACGGCAGGGGAGTACGACTTGGAGGGAACGGCAGGGGAGTACGACTTGGAGGAAACGGCGGTAGTCGGCCTATATCCTCAGGGCGCATCGCCCTATGGCATCCAGGACATGAGCGGAAACGTGGAGGAGTGGTGCCTCAACGAAATGTACGATCAAAAGGGCCAGACACAGCTGAGCGGTGATGATCCACGGGTGTTGCGCGGCGGCTCCTGGCTCTACGGTCCAGACGGTGCGCGTGCCTCGGGTCGGGGCAGGGGCGATCCGCTCATCCGCTACGGCGATGTGGGTTTTCGTTTGTGTTGTGTTTCCCCCATCGCCCGCTGAGCGCTGTGCCTCTGCCCACTGGTCACTGATCCCCTGCCCCCTGTTGCCGCGGCCGCGAAGGCGGCCGCTCTTCGCGCAAAATTTTCGATTTTGGGCTACTGCCCAGTGCTCGCACCGGAAACCGTGCTAGCCTCAAGCTGCTGACCTAGCCAGCAAGGGCGCTCCGGCACGATCCACGGGTGTTGCGCGGCGGCTCCTGGATCAACAATCCAGACAATGCGCGTGCCTCGGATCGGAACAGGAACAATCCGAACATCCGCAACAACAATGTGGGTTTTCGTTTGTGTTGTGTTTCCCACGTTGCGCCGAGGCCTCGGATGCCGGCATGCCCCGTTCACTACGGTCGGCGGGGTGCGGCGAGGTGTAGCGTAATGGCGCGGAGACGTCCTGACCGCACCGGGCCTGCTGCCGGTCGGTCGAAGAAACCCCAGGGGCACCTCCTGGGCCTTACGGCTCCGAGGTGCCCCGCTCTCGCAGCGCCGCCTCGGTCTGGCGCAGCCATCCGCCCAGAAGTCGCCCCACTTCCGCCACCATCAGGCTTACGTGTTGATACTGCCCGTCGTTGAGCCACGCCCACTCGTGCGCCATACGCAGGTAAGAGCGCAGGCTATTGAGCGCCGCGTCCGCACCTTGAAGATACCTTAGGCGCAGTTCTCCTCGGCGCGCTTGGGCCTGGAACAGATCTTCTTGCAAGTCCATCGCCGCGCCCAGTAGGCGCCGCGTCACCGTGTAGCGATACACTCGCGGAAAACGCTCGCCCTTGGGCAGCAACCAGGCGAGTAGATCGTAGGTGCGGGACAAAATGACTAACGGCTCGGGCATCAGCGCCTCCTCTTCGTGCTTCGAACGAATCATCACGTGGCCTAACCTGCATAAGGCCTGGCGCAACGCCGCCCGGGGCAAGCGCAGCCAGCCAAACGTCGCTCACTTTGAGCACCGGGTAGCGGATCGCCTGCTTTCCTTGCAGGCCTCACTATCCAGCGGACGCTGGAAGCCCGGTAGCTATACCCATTTCTATATCCACGAGCCCAAGCGCCGCCTGATCAGCGCCGCGCCCTTTCGCGACCGCGTGGTCCACCACGCCCTATGCAACGTGATCGAACCGGAGTTCGAGCGCTGCTTCCTGCCGGACAGTTACGCCAACCGCC
This genomic interval carries:
- the avd gene encoding diversity-generating retroelement protein Avd, whose protein sequence is MPEPLVILSRTYDLLAWLLPKGERFPRVYRYTVTRRLLGAAMDLQEDLFQAQARRGELRLRYLQGADAALNSLRSYLRMAHEWAWLNDGQYQHVSLMVAEVGRLLGGWLRQTEAALRERGTSEP
- a CDS encoding SUMF1/EgtB/PvdO family nonheme iron enzyme translates to MADRTNVFISYARDGANGQRLAVAIQKALDAHRLSCWRDETDTEAGRSWPSHIEQHLREAPAMVCVISHAALDAKRWVLREITFALREDVAVPIIPVLAEPDVQLPLAINDLQPIDMRSGITAAAVEALLHALGQVKTPTRRVEVAYLQGLLYRQKVDKAMRFYEPLEGHEFCSPSLSKVGADDEMEMAMDLIAKRYRGDGQGQESRRVEDAVDAIAHTQRLAVLGEPGAGKTHALKRVAAQLARDALADPAKPLPLFVPLREWLAPPSGDTGANAPGADLDVFLASHLDPLGENWRRLLDERRAAVLLDGLNELPTAHRKPKAKAIRALADDERVPVVVASCRKNDFVDDLRLSLDTLEILPLDEPRVRRFCSRHLRAVDAVSGEVRGEDLFWLLAGGDRVRSAWATAEQHGVTEGQFWQLRDAAQLPPKDDDWSLRVALRAAKTVKDDPRSLLALSRNPFLLKMLIEVYLQPGAGGALPKNRAQLFELFVTILIDRENARHRHLSGGSDASKGIDAPGRAGLEDALGQFAWALQHEAGSAEKVQLAMPAAQARRHVTSAQLGLAVAANLLEEGETVRFTHQLLQEYFVARGMQARVAAGTLPAETLWPSARWWARSGWEEAAVFLAGLHEHDPTPVIDWLKHAQPAVLRQCLEQSGCAAPSDAQCEELKDLWMPRLDPRHEAHPAARNAVATSLGYLQLDDRAGVGLTAKGIPAIDWVKVPGGPYLYGEDLEPRELKTFWLSRYPVTNTQFQAFIDARGYGDDEWWDGRAKRESAPAVGYWSEGNRPRETVSWYEAVAFCRWLSEQVGYEVRLPTEWEWEKAARGTEGLKYPWGAEYESGRANVDEGTAGEYDLEGTAGEYDLEETAVVGLYPQGASPYGIQDMSGNVEEWCLNEMYDQKGQTQLSGDDPRVLRGGSWLYGPDGARASGRGRGDPLIRYGDVGFRLCCVSPIAR